The Coffea arabica cultivar ET-39 chromosome 6e, Coffea Arabica ET-39 HiFi, whole genome shotgun sequence genome contains the following window.
CCCCGGGTTTTGCTGCATATTCAGCAGATAAGCCGAGGTCCTGGTCGTAGGTCGGGAGGAGATGAATCGATGGAGGAATCTTTCCACCAGTTCCCCCAGGGTGGAGATGCTCCTAGGTTCCAATCCCCAGAACCATTTTCGAGCAGTGCCCTGGAGGAACACTGGAAAAGCTCGGCATATGACTGGGTCAGGGATGCAATATAAACGGAAAGCCGAGATGAAGGCGTGGATGTGATCCTCGGGATCACCTCGGCCGTCATAAGATGGTATAGAGGGAAGCTTGAAGTTTGGAGGAAGCCTTTCCTCGTTAATGTCATCAGTGAAGGGCGGGGCCCTCATATAATTCACCCCGGGTATTCCCAGGGGCCGAGGTTCCTCCTCGGGTCGTCGGCCTAGGAGTCCTCGGGAAAATGCCTTGGTCATGGAAGCTACCTTAGAAGTGGCCTTAGAAAGTGCCCGCTTTGAGGCACTTCGGCTTAGGCGCCTTCCATCAGATTCTTCGTCAGATGAACCTTCGGGAGACCCATCTGATTTTCTTTTAGAGGTCTCAGCCTTCTGCTTGCCTTGCCTCTTTAAATATCTCCCCAACTCCTCAAAGATGTTGGGATTCTCGGTTACAAACTCGGCCATACGCGTTATGGCCTCTTCGTTTGCGGGCTGAGTCCTTGGGGGCTCCTGCCCTTCTGAAATATCTTCCGGTTGGGCTGCATTGCTTTGCTCAGCACCAATGGTGAGAGCCCTCCTGCTCTTAGAACGCGTAGGCTTCATATTTTGGTATTCTCGCgcttcccacagacggcgccaattgaagagGTCGTTTTTGTCCTGCTGGAGTGGATCACCCGAGCTGGAGAAGACCTCTGATCCTAGGTGGTTGACTCAGACGAGGTCACCTGCTCAAATTGTAAGAGGGACTAAAGTCCCCGGTGTAACTCCGAAGCTTAAGTTAGTTCGGTATTTTAAAGAGCAATATGCTGGAGAGCAATATGGCTAATGTTACCAGAAATTTGGCCGTCCCCCTCTCAGTAGAAGTCTTGAGTATTTATAGAGGATGGACAGGGGAGAGGGACTGCTTGCACAGGTCCCTAGAGATCTGGCAGAGTCAGCGTATCAAAGTGACTCAATGGACTCTGCAGAAAGGTGCGCCGGGACAGCTGTGTCAGTCGGCGCGTGTCAGAGCAGCTTTGCCAGAAATGTCAGAGGTATCAGAGGTGTCAGAGGTCATGTTTCACAACTCCGGTTGTCTGGTCACCATAATTGACTTCGGCTAAGTAAAGGAAAACCTTAGCCGAGGCTGTAATTAAGCCGAAGTCCTAACGCGATGGCGAACGGCCGAGGTGGTCGGAGCCTAAGAGACATAGGGCGGGACCCCAGCTCTGCCGACCTGGAAATACCCTCCTCATATACCATTACTAGTTAGTAGTCACCACTGCTACTGCTTCAGTTCCTTTTATCACTTGCTTTACATGAATTAAGTCGATGCTCTTCCTTGAATAACTAGCGATTAGTTTCGTGGTGACCTATCTAGCCATTTTTCTGTTTGGGTGGCATCAATCCTGAACACAGAAAGCTGCAAGATGGAACATGGTCATGACGAAGGCGTGAAAGTCTCGGAGTTTTGCTTGAAACCAGATCCTCTGAACTGGGGAGTGGCAGCTGAGTCACTGATGGGAAGTCATTTGGACGAAGTGAAGGGCATGGTAGCTGAGTTTAGGAAGCCGGTGGTAAAGCTCGGCGGTGAGAGCTTGACCGTTGCTCAGGTGGCCGCGATTGCCGCCAAAGGTGATCAGGGTGTGAAGGTGGAGCTGGCGGAGGACGCAAGGGCTGGGGTGAAGGCAAGCAGCGACTGGGTGATGGAGAGTATGAACAAAGGCACTGATAGTTACGGAGTTACCACTGGGTTTGGTGCCACTTCACACAGGCGGACCAATCAAGGCGGTGCCCTTCAGAAGGAGCTTACTAGGTAAATTTTGCCTCTGAATTTTTACCATAAATTAGCTTTAGCTTCACCCTTAAATTTTGCCTCTGAAGTTTTACCACTTTCAAGATTGCTGCACTGGCTGTTTTTCTTCCTTAAGTTTAGTTCTTCGTGATGATAGTATGGGTCGATCCCAGCATcgtcattctttttttttttttttttttttttttggcgttAATGGTGGCCACAATTTTACTGTGCTGGGATTgggcttttgcatttaacctGGATGATAAACTACCTGTTTGAATTGTTACTGAAAAACTCCACTATTTCCCcctaaacaaaaaaataaataaaaaagaagactCTCAACCACCTTTATATTTCATTTGCACTATTTCCTTTCTAATAAATGTTGTcacaataatttttttctaaaaatactCCAAAACAAACAATCCTAACTGAGATAGCCAAAGCAAGGTTTAAACTAGaattttgtgaatgattttttttttttaaaaaaaggattTTTTCTGTTCCGAACTCATTTCGACAGATTTATTTATTCTCGTTAGAagttttcatcattaaataagTTTGAAGTTAGAAAAAAGACGCTTAATTATCTTCTAATAATATAACCGGAAAAATTAAGAAATTATTATTTTAGCCTTTCACAAACCAATAAATCAAGATAATTAAAGCAGAACAAGGGAAAAAACAATTCTCCTGCATGCGTATTTTCGCCTGctccaattcatttgaccttgttggtaaAAAATTATGCAGATACTTCTGAAAAGCAAAATTCGTTGCCAACCTACCGCCAGTGCATGCGTGCACTCAATAAGAAGAACATATACTACAGATGAGCACCCATATCACTATGAGGAATTGTCATTATCTAATcttgatattttgatttttggCTCCACAGACATTTCTGTctttggaagaagaaaaaaaaaagataaagaaaaagcgGAGAAGTGGAAGATTATGTATGTATTAGGAGGCATATTGGAagcccacaaaaaaaaaaattcaaaagcaaaattgatgaaattaacaAAGGCTACTACAATATTTTACCTTTTCACTTGTCCCTATTTGTCTTATTTACTACAGTCTATGGTTGCCCGTTGATCCATCCGAAACAAATGGAAATTAAAAAACGAACGAATCTGTAGAGTCGGGTGCAGGGGAATAGAAAGGAGAATGATCCTGACATGCATGGATTATTGTGTAAATTGACAGATTTCTGAACGCGGGAATCTTCGGAAACTGCACGGAAACTTGCCACACTCAGCAACAAGGGCAGCGATGCTTGTAAGAATCAACACCCTTCTTCAAGGTTATTCCGGGATCAGATTCGAAATCTTGGAAGCCATCACCACTTTCCTTAACCACAACATCACCCCATGCTTGCCTCTTCGCGGTACAATCACTGCCTCTGGTGATCTTGTCCCCTTGTCCTACATTGCCGGTTTACTAACCGGCCGCCCCAACTCCAAGGCCGTTGGACCCAACGGAGAAGCTCTAAACGCCGAAGAAGCATTTCGCCTTGCTGGCCTCAGCGGTGGCTTTTTCGAGCTGCAGCCTAAAGAAGGCCTTGCTCTTGTTAACGGAACAGCAGTTGGTTCTGGCTTGGCCTCTATTGTTCTATTTGAAGCTAACGTGCTTGCTGTCTTATCTGTAGTGCTGTCAGCAATCTTTGCTGAAGTGATGAATGGCAAGCCCGAGTTCACCGATCATTTGACGCATAAGTTGAAGCACCATCCCGGCCAAATTGAGGCCGCGGCTATCATGGAACATATCTTGGATGGAAGCTCTTACGTCAAGGCTGCTCAAAAGTTGCATGAGTTGGATCCCCTGCAAAAGCCAAAGCTGGCCCGATACGCTCTCAGGACATCTCCGCAGTGGCTGGGTCCACAAATCGAAGTTATTCGCGCAGCAACAAAAATGATTGAGAGGGAGATCAATTCAGTTAATGATAACCCTCTCATTGATGTGTCCAGGAACAAGGCCTTACATGGCGGCAACTTCCAGGGCACCCCCATTGGAGTGAGCATGGACAACGCTCGACTGGCCATTGCATCTATCGGCAAACTGATGTTTGCTCAATTTTCCGAGCTTGTTAATGATTACTACAACAATGGGTTGCCGTCCAATCTCTCTGGAGGAAGGAATCCAAGTTTGGACTATGGATTCAAGGGAGCTGAGattgctatggctgcatactgTTCTGAACTCCAGTATTTGGGCAATCCAGTGACCAACCATGTCCAGAGTGCCGAGCAACACAACCAAGACGTCAACTCCTTGGGATTAATCTCTTCAAGAAAAACTGCAGAAGCCATTGATATCTTGAAGCTCATGTCATCCACTTATTTGGTGGCTCTTTGTCAAGCAATCGATTTGAggtttttggaagaaaacttGAAAAATGCTGTTAAGAATATTGTCAGCCAAGTGGCAAAGCGAACTCTGACAATTGGCGCTAATGGAGAACTGCATCCTTCACGGTTTTGTGACAAGGATTTGCTCAGAGTGGTGGACCGCGAATACGCCTTTGCCTATGTGGACGACCCTTGCAGCGCTACCTATCCATTAATGCAAAAGTTAAGGCAAGTGCTCGTGGATCATGCGTTGAAGAATGGTGATCAGGAGAAGAACGTCAACACCTCCATCTTCCAAAAGATTGCAGCATTTGAAGATGAACTGAAGGCTGTCCTACCAAAAGAAGTGGAGAGTGCCAGAAGCGCTGTGGAGAGTGGAAATCCAGCAATCCCTAATCGGATAAGGGAGTGCAGATCTTACCCATTGTACAAGTTCGTTCGAGAAGTGCTGGGGACAGGACTGCTGTCTGGAGAGAAAGCTCAGTCACCTGGTGAGGTGTTCGACCAGGTGTTCACAGCAATGAGCAAGGGGCAGATTGTAGATCCTTTGTTGGAATGTCTCCAAGAATGGAATGGTGCTCCTCTCCCAATCTGTTGATTTACTTTCATCCATTCAAACATTTGTTTGTCAAAACCTTCAATGTAATTTATCTGTATGTCAAATTCAATGATATGTCTGTAACACCCATGTATTGCTCAAGGTTTCTTAAAATGTGAACAAAAACTTCAACATCGTCCCTGTTTTCCATTTAATGAGTTGTTTGATTTTCGGCTAGATTATTGCCGATGAAGGCAATCCTACATTACTTCCATTTTCTGAGAGCGTTGTGAACGAAGGTGGCCAGACTACTGATTTAGTAGCTTTAGAACCATGCTTAATACAGTTAAAACTATATTAAAGATGGTTACTAGCTAAGAAATTGCAAAATCAGGCATGCAGACCTTTTTCAGACTGATTACAAGACAGGCTCACAGGCTGCTATTACTCGAGGATGTAAAATAGCTTGCAGCTTTCTTGTTGAAGCGTTTGAAGATGCAAAATTGAAAGCTTAGACCCACACCCCTCCTCATCTTGGTTCAAAGGCGTGATCACGTGGAAACTATTTTGATCCCCACTTTATTAGCTTGCCGGTACATAATTCTGAAAACCTAAAAACCACCGAGGAGGAACCACTGAACCGTCATTTGGTCTTTGGAAAGGCACCCGAAACGAGAGGCTTTAAACGCGGCATTTTTCATATTATTTATGGCTCCAATCTCTGGAAATTGCAAACCAACTACTGACCAAAAAATAAAGGATTCTGTACAAATTGTTAACCAAAAGTtgacccccccaaaaaaaaaaaagattctagTAGCATCAGATAATGTTGCATCTTTAAAACTAGTTTTAAAACTCAGTCAATTGTTATTTGTTtgcttagaatttttttttccttttgaggaGAAAAAGAGCTTTCATTGCTTTAAGTCGGCTACAGCAGCGTACAGGACTTCCTTCGGAAAATttacaaaccaaatataacTCCCCTCAATGGATAAAGATTAACTTAAGACATGAGATGAGCAGGGGCGTTATTATTGCACTTTATATGGGACACCTTTACATACTCAAATTCCAAAATGAATGAGAGACACCAAAATTCTTAGCAAACTGCAACGCTTTTAGGAAGGTTAAAGCATTCCACCAACCCAGGATTGAGAGCTCGGGGAATCTTCTCAACCATTGGTTCCTTACTACGAAACATATTCCAATTCCAGCTTCGAAAAATGTACCATCCATATTGATCTTGTAAAtgctctccttttttttttgtcagcaacgatacatttgtataatctACTCTATTCTAATCTAGGGGGAAGggggagcctaaggaggctATGGTAGGGAGTTAGTGggtatacagacccaactagACCAAGGGAGTGCTATGACACAacccttaaatttttttcactgCAAATGAGGTTTGAACCCTCACCTACAGCCCAAGGTGCTAACCATCTGCTATGGCCTTCAATCTTCCTGACCCTCTCTCTGCCACGTAGATTCCAATACTCCTAGAGAAGTGCCTCTGCTTATGCACTAATTTGTGTTGCTGGTTCCTCGGCTTTTTCTTCAAAAGTCCTCCCAATTCTGCATTTCCAGATAAGCCATGTGATTTCTGCTGCTAATTCTGCTAACTGCTTCCCCGTTTGAGTAGAGTATGCAGGCGAACGACTACTTGAAGCTGGACACAGATGAGATGTTTGCAATCTGCTTACCTTCTACACCCTTCCTTACTCCCTGGCTAAATTCGCAATCCAAGAAATGTGTTTTATCAGTCATTCACACTGATTGCATCTTCTCACTGCTCTTCCCAATCTAGCTTGAAGATTTTGTCCAGTAGGTAGTATTCCAGAACATGCTCTCTGCAGAGGTGAATTCTCAATGAATGAGCCAAGGTCACCAAAAGATGAGATCACCTGCAATATTTCAACTGGCCAGGGGCTTTGTTCTCCTGTCTCACTCCGATGCTAAAGTCAGAGACAGTTCGGGAGTTGAATATGTGGGTTAGATTGTGCACCTCATTTGGAAGTGATAAATAAGTATTTATAGTTGATGCGCTATGGATGGAATGATGAGATCTACCCACTGTCAGCCATCATAAGGCGATCTAAGGTGGCGATGTCTGATGTAAATCTGATTAGTAAGGTGGCTGGTAGTCACATCACTCTATTAATcacaaatcatccaaacaaCCAAGATGTCAGTTATTTTTGGCAAAGGAGTAAACAAGGTGAAACATATCTCCAGGGTGATCTCCTAAATCACCTCGTCGGAGAATACCCCAAACGAGATGTCCCCGATGAAAAGAGAATGAACGGAGTTGATCAAGATCGGGTAGGCCGAGGTGTCCACACCCTCCATACAAAAATTCTTATTTTTGAGGGAATATTTAGGGAAAATTGCACAAATCGTCCCTCACATATTAGCGATGTGAAAATTTAGTCCCTGAGAACGAAAACGAGTATTTTTAGTCcattacaaataaaaaaatgattaattttAGTCCCTGCTAATTTTTCCGTTCAAACTCTTGACCGATCCAGTCACGAAAACATCACGTGACCAACTTTTGAAGGGTAAAAAGGGCAAGTCACTCTGATATTAACCAAAATGTAAAGGACCATGTGCTTTCTCAGTTTTCAAATTTCTGCAGCTTCCAAGTTCAGGCGGTATTAAACCATTCAACTCAGTGTAGACTAAATTTATTATAGTCAAATTTAGAAGCTTCCCTATCGATTTTGGGATTGAAGACTTTAAAGGGTTGTAGAAAAGATCAAGCTTACTCAAGAACCTGAGCTTGGAGAACGTTGCGGGCAATGGCCCGCTGAAAGAACAAGagggtgaaaaaaaaatttgaaggtTGGAAAGTTCACCGATTTCTGGCGGTAACTCACCGGAAAAATAGTTGATGCCGAGGTAAAGGTCCGTGAGGTTTGTTAGTCTGCTAACTTCCAGGGGAATGTGGCCAGAGAGAGTAATTTGAAACGTCTAAAGATGTTAAAGACTGAAGATTTGAAAAGAGAGTTGGTGAAAAAGAACCTGAGAGAAGGTTGTTGCCAATTGCTAATACTTGCAGGTGGGATAGATTGGCAATCTGGGTTGGGATATTCCCTGTGAGTGCATTGCCGGAGAGGTTCAGAGAACTGAACTTGGCCAAGTTTCCGAGCTCCGGCGGATTGACACCAGTGAAGAGGTTGGGACCAAGGGTATGGATTTCAAGACGAGTCAACTCACCCAGTTggcttggttactcgctgaacaACTGATTATCGCCAAAGTCTAAGACTTTGAGCCTCTGAAGCGAAGCAATTCGGGATGAGATTTCTCCATAGAACAAGTTGGACGAGAAGTCAAGTACAATGAGGCTAGTGAGGTTGAAAATAAAGAGATGGGATGGTTGTGAAAACTGATCTTAACCAAAATAATATGGGATGGTTGATGTATTCGTTATGCACCTTAAGCAATACTCCATTAATGGTTGTGAACCTGATCCATATAAGGGAAGTATGGATGACGTTGAGCACTTGGTTCTTTACATTTTGGTCAAGATATGAGTGACTTGTCATTTTTACCCTTCAAAAGTTGGTCACTTGATGTTCTCGTGACCGGGTTCGTCAAGAGTTTGAACGAAAAAGTTAGCAGGGACTGAAAttgatcattttttatttgtaataGACTAAAAATACTCGTTTTCATTTTCAGGGACTAAATTTTCACATCACTAATATGTGAGTCAcgatttatgcaatttttttgaatatttaattgccAATTTGCCATAACTCATTCCAAAAGTTCTTCGCTTTACTGTTTGAATAAGATTCTTCCCCTCCCCCCTTCCAGCTTTTCCACCCTCCTTGCCAAGTAGTCTACTGATGTCACCTCAAAATTTCCACTCTATATATAAAGCCAAACCACCTCATCTTTCGGCCATGATAGGAGAATTTTTAACAGATGATCCACTTCATAGTTATGAAGAAGAGCCTTTAGAGAATGCAATTTCCAACGAGCACAAGTATTAGgtggaaatacttaaaatataaGAATACAGAAATAAAATTAGAGTAAACTAGTAGAGCTAGAATAGTTTTTTGTAGCTAAACATTTCTACTTTTGTAATGGAACCAACTTTATTCGCGTATTTTTTAAAGGATCTAAGTTACCACGAAAAGACTCTTTAAAACTCTTCCGTGCACTAAATTGGGATTCAAATCCTGTCGATCACATCACAATGAAATATAATATAGTGCACTTATTTGGTTTGATGATTCAAACCTCAAGTCCATACAACCCTCTTTGCTTTTTGAAAGTTAGTATAGCAAtacatttgttttgttttgtttggtgTTTCGCTCACAATCCTTAAGCAAGCCTCTTTTCCACATATTGGATTAACTGTTTTTGgaaatgtttttgaaaaattttgttgtagcagattttttagaatatattttaaaatatttttaaaaaatattttgggatatttacgAGTAGAAAAGTTTCTagattatattttgagatattttttaaaatttaaactaatttttagattatcttttagagtacttttaaaataattttattgtatttgaaaaattagattttgaaaaaaaccTAAAAAACAAGGAATTCAAACAGAGTCATAGGTTAGTATATGAGTATTATAGACTGTTGCTattaccacaaaaaaaaaaaaaaacaacttcaTAGGATTATTTGGCAACGTTTGGTTGACTTACATAAACCAGTTGGCTCGGTCCAATGGCACATTCAATTCCACCATTTtcgtcttttcctttttcttttacaaaattccacgtaacaaaaaaatttaagagaCGATCAGAAAAGGAGAGAGAGGACCAGCACCGGAAATTGGCAAAGAAGAATGGCTTCCCAGATCGTCGGACGGCTCCTTCGAAGCACCACCCGCCATAATCCTATCTTCCCTAAATCCGGCAGCTTCTCTAGGGTTTTCCATCGCAATATCTCCGCCGACTCTGCCTCGGAGTCCAATCTCATTCGCGCCACTCTCTTCCCCGGCGATGGCATCGGCCCCGAGATTGCCGAGTCCGTGAAAGAGGTAGTCTTCCTTCCCCACCTCAATCTGTCTTTCTGCGTTTATTCCCCTGTATGATTATATTTTCTTATTCGTACCCGTATTTGCGCCATGTTGAACTTACCCTGCAAGTCGAACGTGtgttgtgtgtttttttttttcaaattaattttttgcatAATAGGATTTTCTGGATAAAGTATCATTTCTAATATTTTTCTGCCGTTATTGAACTTtctgtttctttcctttattGAATAGAATGGTCTCGATATGAATAGAGTCTGACTGGAGTTTCTTGGTTTAGTTTGTTGTAATGTTGAAAACGGTGTTTATGTAGGTATTTAGAGCTGCTGACGTACCAATTGAATGGGAAGAACATTATGTGGGGCTGGATATAGACCCTAGAACTCAGAGTTTCCTGACATGGGAAAGTCTGGAATCTGTGCGTCGTAATAAGGTGGGTTTAAAAGGTCCAATGGCTACTCCTATTGGAAAAGGCCACCGTTCCCTCAACCTTACCTTGAGGAAAGAGCTGAATTTGTATGCCAATGTTAGACCTTGTTACAGTCTGCCTGGCTACAAGACTCGATATGATGATGTTGACCTCGTTACCATCCGGGAAAACACGGAAGGCGAGTACAGTGGTCTGGAGCATCAAGTGAGTTTTTTCACCACTCTCTTTGCGTGGCTATGAAAAATTAGTTTACATAATATTTGTGACCGTTGATGTGAATGAGTCCTTTGCATCTGGTGGGCGTTAGGTGGTGAGGGGTGTTGTTGAAAGCCTCAAGATTATCACACGTCAAGCGAGTTTGAGGGTAGCTGAGTATGCTTTCCTCTATGCCAAGACCCATGGAAGGCAGAGAGTATCTGCCATCCACAAAGCGAATATCATGCAGAAAACTGATGGCCTCTTCCTTAAGGTCCTTAAGCAAGTTTTATGTTCGATTCTTGTTACAGTTCACGTTCACTTACTAATGCACCCTTTTGCTGATGTTTTCTCTCTGCCTTCCAGTGTTGTCGTGAGGTTGCAGAGAAGTACCCCGAGATTACATATGAGGAAGTTGTCATTGACAATTGCTGTATGATGGTATGAATTGCGTTTACTGTCAATCTAGATTGTCTCCTTTTGCAATCAGATGGTTGTGTAAAGAAGATTCATATGATCTTAACATGCTGcgatgctttttctttttttaatcatCACGTATTGGAGAGTGCTAGAACTGCACTAACCAACCATTTCTTTCTTGCTCAGCTGGTGAAGAATCCAGCACTGTTTGATGTCTTGGTGATGCCCAATCTTTATGGAGACATAATCAGTGACCTTTGTGCTGGTTTGATTGGAGGCTTGGGCCTAACACCAAGGTACATCTTTTATTTGTGAGTTCACAAATCTGGCATGATAAgattttcttagtattgtacTGTCACTTTCACAAGAATTTTACACAAGGATACTATTTGATTTGATTTCCTATGCAGCTGTAATATCGGTGAGGGAGGTATTGCTCTTGCTGAGGCTGTTCATGGTTCAGCACCAGATATAGCTGGAAAGGTTCTCATTTAAATTTTCTCCACATTATTTCTGCTTAATGATTAAATTCGATATTGCTGCTTGTTTCTGTTTTTTTGTTGCTATttaatctttttcctttttgctctCCAAATTTGCCTAGATTGTTGGTGCTTAATTTGATGTAAGATTGATCTATTGTAGCTCAAAAGAAACAACTTGTCCTATATGCTGTGGTATGTCTTGAGCCCTTTTGGGCATTGAGAGCGCCTTATGTTGGATCTCCTACTTTGGCATTTCCATATTGCTAAAAAGGAGTATTTTACAGGGACCTTGTGGTAGCACCATTCACCACAACTATCATGAAAAAATGTGCTTGATTTTTTGCTTGTTTGAGATCAATTGATCAACGACATGGCAAACTTGAAAAGGTTCTGATCCAACTGTGaattctttcttttctattttcttttctaacAACTTTCAACCAAACATGTTGTTCTGCCTCCAAAGAGAGAACCTCTTAGTTGATCCTGGATTGGACTGGTAACCAGTGCACCGTTCTTTTCCCCTCCTCTTCATGATTTTGTCCTTTGAAAGGCATTGAGGATGATTTGGTTATTGTACTTGCATGCTTGTATCTACAATCCAGTTTATGTTAGCACTTAATGTTTAGAACTTTTTTAGAAAATGCCTTCTTTAGCAAGTTTTAGTAACTCCTTGTGGAGACACAATAAGAAGATTGTATTTCAGCCTGCTTCCACTTTGACATGAGTTGTAATATAAGCTTGAAAATCCCCTCGGAGATACCAATGAGTCAGAAATTTAAAGTGGATTTCAAAGTTCATCATTTATAAGGGGGGATGGGATGTGAAAGGAAGGAGCTGCTGCACTAGATGATGTCATCTCTTGCTGTTTTATGGGCTAATTTTGTGGCCCTTTGTTTCATGTTATTCATTAGCATTGTTCTTATTTGACTTAAAGTGCAATTGCTATCGTGTTCAAGATTCTGAAGCCTGTAtttgttgtttagtttgttAATTTAAGCATCTCTTTTGCATATTAGAGGATATGTCTAATTCTTTCATCATTAACTAAGGTATCTGTCTGGTTCTGATCAACATCATTAGTCTATTGTATCTTAGCTGCTTACACTCATTTTTTCTTGGTTCATCACTTGTAGAATTTGGCGAATCCTACTGCTTTGCTTTTAAGTGCTGTTACAATGCTTCGACATCTGGAGCTTCATGATAAAGCAGAGCGTATCCAGGATGCTATCCTGAATACTATTGCAGAAGGCAAG
Protein-coding sequences here:
- the LOC140009303 gene encoding isocitrate dehydrogenase [NAD] catalytic subunit 5, mitochondrial-like yields the protein MASQIVGRLLRSTTRHNPIFPKSGSFSRVFHRNISADSASESNLIRATLFPGDGIGPEIAESVKEVFRAADVPIEWEEHYVGLDIDPRTQSFLTWESLESVRRNKVGLKGPMATPIGKGHRSLNLTLRKELNLYANVRPCYSLPGYKTRYDDVDLVTIRENTEGEYSGLEHQVVRGVVESLKIITRQASLRVAEYAFLYAKTHGRQRVSAIHKANIMQKTDGLFLKCCREVAEKYPEITYEEVVIDNCCMMLVKNPALFDVLVMPNLYGDIISDLCAGLIGGLGLTPSCNIGEGGIALAEAVHGSAPDIAGKNLANPTALLLSAVTMLRHLELHDKAERIQDAILNTIAEGKYRTADLGGSSSTSDFTKAICDHL